In a single window of the Nodularia spumigena CCY9414 genome:
- a CDS encoding phage holin family protein yields MKHFLLTWLGTAVALLITANVVPGFFVRDFVAALVAVAIIGLVNAFIRPILSILAFPITLITFGLFTFVINALTIWLASNLTPGYGFEIQGFWPALAGSIVLTIVSSLISYFLRTIL; encoded by the coding sequence ATGAAACACTTTTTGCTAACTTGGCTTGGTACTGCGGTGGCTTTGCTCATCACCGCTAATGTTGTTCCTGGGTTCTTTGTCAGGGATTTTGTAGCTGCTTTAGTGGCTGTAGCAATTATTGGTTTAGTAAATGCGTTTATTCGACCAATTTTAAGTATTTTGGCCTTTCCAATTACTTTAATTACCTTTGGTTTATTTACATTTGTAATTAATGCGTTAACCATTTGGCTAGCAAGTAACCTCACTCCTGGTTATGGTTTTGAAATTCAGGGTTTCTGGCCTGCTTTAGCGGGTTCAATTGTGTTAACAATTGTTTCTAGTTTGATTAGCTATTTTTTGAGAACAATTTTGTAA
- a CDS encoding M16 family metallopeptidase, giving the protein MFPASVLRLDNGLTLVHQEIATTPVVVADVWVRAGATLEPKPWFGMAHFLEHMIFKGTATLAPGMFDHNIETRGGVSNAATSYDYAHYTLTTAASYLADTLPHLGELLINAAIPDDEFIRERDVVLEEIRSCNDDPDWIGFQALNQSIYQNHPYGRSVLGTERELMQQSPAAMRCFHRAHYQPQNMTVVVVGGIAQESAWELVNNSFADFAAPLDFPQAEKIIEPVITGIHRQEICLPRLEQARLMMAWVVPGVEQLHTAYGLDLLAVLLSEGRTSRLVRDLREELQLVQGIYSNFSLQRESSLFTITAWLEPENVDQVENLILSHLNDLQTTGITEQELARTRRLVCNEFAFSTETPNQLTGLYGYYNTIAQAELAVAYPQQIQSFTTQELQQLAQQFLSPLNYAVTILKSC; this is encoded by the coding sequence GTGTTTCCAGCTTCGGTTCTCCGACTAGATAATGGTTTAACACTTGTCCATCAAGAAATTGCCACTACCCCTGTAGTTGTGGCTGATGTTTGGGTGCGCGCCGGAGCAACCCTTGAGCCAAAACCGTGGTTCGGTATGGCTCATTTTTTAGAACACATGATTTTTAAAGGAACGGCGACGCTAGCCCCTGGAATGTTTGATCACAACATTGAAACCAGGGGCGGTGTGAGTAATGCAGCTACGAGTTATGATTATGCTCATTATACCCTGACTACAGCAGCTTCTTACCTAGCAGATACTCTGCCTCATTTGGGAGAACTGCTGATTAACGCAGCTATTCCAGACGATGAATTTATCCGCGAACGGGATGTGGTGCTAGAAGAAATTCGCTCCTGCAATGATGATCCCGATTGGATAGGATTTCAAGCCCTTAATCAAAGCATCTACCAAAACCATCCTTATGGGCGTTCAGTGTTAGGTACTGAGCGAGAATTAATGCAACAGTCACCAGCCGCTATGCGTTGTTTTCATCGCGCCCACTACCAACCGCAAAATATGACTGTAGTTGTTGTGGGGGGAATTGCTCAAGAGTCAGCCTGGGAACTTGTCAATAATTCATTCGCTGATTTTGCAGCACCTTTAGACTTTCCGCAGGCCGAAAAAATAATAGAGCCAGTTATCACGGGAATTCACCGCCAAGAAATTTGTTTACCACGTCTAGAACAAGCACGTTTAATGATGGCGTGGGTTGTACCAGGGGTAGAGCAATTACACACTGCCTATGGTTTAGATTTGTTGGCGGTGTTATTGTCAGAAGGGCGAACTTCCCGACTGGTGCGTGATTTGCGGGAAGAATTACAATTAGTACAGGGAATTTATAGTAATTTTTCTCTACAACGAGAATCGAGTTTATTTACAATTACTGCTTGGTTGGAGCCAGAAAATGTAGATCAAGTCGAAAATTTGATTCTCAGTCATTTAAATGATTTGCAAACCACAGGAATTACTGAGCAGGAACTCGCCCGGACACGTAGACTGGTTTGTAATGAGTTTGCTTTTTCTACGGAAACACCAAATCAGTTAACGGGGCTTTATGGATATTACAACACTATTGCCCAAGCTGAATTAGCAGTAGCATATCCTCAACAGATTCAATCGTTTACTACCCAAGAATTGCAACAATTAGCTCAACAGTTTCTTTCACCTCTAAATTATGCGGTTACTATACTTAAATCCTGTTAA
- a CDS encoding M16 family metallopeptidase produces the protein MKPSLSSSPIHRIVLNNGIVVLVAENPVADIVAARMFVRAGSCYETREKAGLAHLLSAVMTKGCDGLSSWELAEQVESVGASLSADAATDYFLLSLKTVTSDFSEILTLAGRILRSPTFPEAQVELEKRLALQSIRSQKEQPFTLAFSQMRQVIYQNHPYAMSILGDETTMSGLSRADLVQYHQTYFRPDNLVISIAGRVTLEDAVALVEQVFGDWQIPSQPLPLVNLPELQAEPQHRLQPVQTQQSIVMLGYLGSPVSCPDYAPLKLLSTYLGNGLSSRLFVELREKRGLAYEVSAFYPTRLYPGSFVVYMGTAPDNTSIALQGLRKEVDLLCTTEVSETALEAAKNKILGQYALGKQTNGQIAQIYGWYETLGLGLGFDQEFQELIASVSVKDAITAACKYLQSPYISLVGQETAINTALG, from the coding sequence GTGAAACCTTCTCTATCTTCTTCTCCTATTCATCGCATTGTATTGAATAATGGCATTGTAGTGCTGGTGGCTGAAAATCCGGTGGCGGATATTGTGGCGGCGCGGATGTTTGTCCGGGCTGGTAGTTGTTACGAAACGCGGGAAAAAGCGGGGTTAGCCCATTTGCTGTCAGCAGTGATGACGAAAGGATGCGACGGACTTTCTAGCTGGGAATTGGCTGAACAAGTAGAGTCTGTGGGCGCGAGTTTAAGTGCTGATGCTGCTACTGATTATTTTTTGTTGTCTTTAAAGACGGTAACATCTGACTTCTCGGAGATTTTAACATTGGCTGGGCGAATATTGCGATCGCCTACATTTCCCGAAGCCCAAGTGGAACTAGAAAAGCGTTTAGCACTACAAAGTATTCGCTCTCAAAAAGAACAGCCGTTTACCCTTGCCTTTAGCCAAATGCGGCAGGTAATCTATCAAAATCATCCCTATGCTATGTCAATACTAGGAGATGAAACTACAATGAGCGGCTTATCGCGTGCTGATTTAGTGCAGTATCATCAAACTTATTTTCGTCCCGATAATCTGGTAATTAGTATCGCCGGGCGAGTCACCTTAGAAGATGCTGTAGCACTAGTCGAACAAGTATTTGGCGATTGGCAAATTCCATCCCAACCCTTGCCATTAGTTAATTTACCAGAACTTCAAGCAGAACCGCAGCATCGACTACAACCTGTACAAACACAGCAATCAATTGTGATGTTGGGTTATTTGGGATCACCGGTGAGTTGTCCAGACTACGCCCCCTTAAAATTGCTGTCTACTTACTTGGGTAATGGGCTTTCTAGCCGCTTGTTTGTGGAATTACGGGAAAAACGGGGTTTAGCTTACGAAGTATCGGCATTTTATCCCACAAGGCTGTATCCGGGGTCATTTGTGGTGTATATGGGGACAGCACCAGACAATACCAGCATCGCTCTACAAGGGCTACGTAAAGAAGTGGATTTACTCTGTACTACAGAAGTATCAGAAACCGCCCTAGAAGCAGCTAAAAATAAAATCCTGGGGCAGTATGCTTTGGGTAAACAAACTAACGGACAAATTGCTCAAATATACGGCTGGTATGAAACTTTGGGTTTAGGACTTGGTTTTGACCAGGAGTTTCAAGAACTGATTGCATCTGTAAGTGTCAAAGATGCCATAACCGCCGCCTGTAAGTATTTACAGTCACCTTATATATCTTTGGTTGGTCAAGAAACAGCAATTAATACGGCTTTGGGGTAA
- a CDS encoding cobalamin biosynthesis protein gives MNQIYPQEISPSLWVGIGCQKGSSRLLIATAIEKVFQEHQLNENAIAGLATIDNKASEVGLIELCRLCSFPLKTFTADILSTVSVPNPAKFAEKTVGTPSVAEAAAILAVSHISPCLTSKQELEIKLLVPKQIFRLQGEPGAVTIAVACLTKLFSKNS, from the coding sequence ATGAATCAAATTTACCCACAGGAAATTTCGCCAAGTTTATGGGTAGGAATTGGTTGTCAAAAGGGTAGTTCACGGCTATTGATAGCAACGGCAATAGAGAAAGTATTTCAAGAACATCAACTCAATGAAAATGCGATCGCCGGGCTTGCTACTATTGACAATAAAGCTTCGGAAGTTGGTTTAATAGAACTTTGCCGTCTTTGCAGTTTTCCTTTAAAAACCTTCACCGCAGATATTTTGTCCACTGTTTCCGTCCCCAACCCTGCCAAATTCGCTGAAAAAACAGTGGGAACTCCCAGCGTAGCTGAAGCTGCTGCTATTCTCGCAGTCTCCCATATCAGCCCATGTTTAACTAGCAAGCAAGAGTTAGAAATCAAGTTATTAGTTCCTAAACAAATTTTTCGCTTACAGGGTGAACCAGGAGCGGTGACAATAGCTGTGGCCTGTCTTACAAAATTGTTCTCAAAAAATAGCTAA
- a CDS encoding pentapeptide repeat-containing protein, whose amino-acid sequence MQRRDFSGQSLQAAEFSNANMELANFADADLRGAVMSASVMTQANLHGADLTNAMVDQVKFAGADLSDAVFKEALLLRSTFTDVNIDSADFTDAILDGVQIKELCSKASGVNSKTGVETRYSLGCR is encoded by the coding sequence ATGCAAAGACGAGATTTTTCTGGACAAAGTTTACAAGCGGCTGAGTTCTCTAACGCCAATATGGAATTAGCTAATTTTGCAGATGCTGATTTACGGGGAGCCGTCATGAGTGCTTCGGTAATGACTCAGGCGAATCTGCACGGGGCGGATTTAACTAATGCTATGGTGGATCAGGTAAAGTTCGCCGGGGCTGATTTGAGCGATGCGGTTTTCAAAGAAGCTCTTTTGCTACGCTCCACCTTTACGGATGTGAATATAGACAGTGCGGATTTCACAGATGCAATTTTGGATGGCGTGCAAATTAAAGAACTTTGCAGCAAAGCCAGTGGTGTAAACTCTAAAACTGGTGTAGAAACTCGTTATTCTCTAGGATGTCGATGA
- a CDS encoding peptidoglycan-binding domain-containing protein, with amino-acid sequence MQVSLKTSIVNYFESLKAFLGLKTGKFYWLLVFSSTFLLITSDAGVAIVAPQRIAQATPTASISRPTLRFGSQGERVLELQAALKLLGFYSGAVDGVYREETASAVSLFKRAVALNPDGIVDAMTWERLFPKEPIVTSRISSPNRPSNSNFPVPTQTRPTTRVTNPSPPRRNSTSPQPQPRPATTPPGQIPGVQYTAQGLPILRLGMRNSEVRKLQARLKQLGFLAGDVDGDFGMNTEAAVKAAQQRYGLEADGVVGGATWEALSRR; translated from the coding sequence ATGCAAGTTAGCCTGAAAACAAGTATCGTGAACTACTTTGAGTCACTAAAAGCATTTCTTGGCTTGAAGACAGGTAAGTTTTATTGGTTACTTGTGTTTTCATCTACGTTCTTACTTATTACCTCGGATGCAGGAGTCGCAATTGTAGCGCCCCAACGAATTGCCCAAGCAACTCCTACAGCTAGTATTAGCCGTCCTACCCTCAGATTTGGCTCTCAAGGAGAACGGGTATTAGAACTTCAGGCGGCTTTAAAACTTTTGGGCTTTTACTCAGGTGCAGTGGATGGTGTCTATAGAGAGGAAACAGCCAGCGCTGTTTCTCTGTTCAAGCGAGCAGTTGCTTTGAATCCAGATGGTATTGTTGATGCTATGACTTGGGAACGACTATTCCCGAAAGAGCCAATAGTTACGTCCAGGATATCTTCACCTAACCGACCCTCTAACTCAAATTTTCCTGTTCCCACCCAAACCAGACCTACTACAAGGGTGACAAATCCTAGTCCTCCCAGACGTAATTCAACGAGTCCTCAACCTCAGCCAAGACCAGCTACAACGCCTCCTGGACAAATCCCTGGTGTTCAATATACCGCCCAAGGATTGCCAATTTTACGTTTAGGAATGCGGAATTCGGAAGTGCGGAAGCTGCAAGCACGACTAAAACAGCTTGGTTTTCTGGCTGGTGATGTGGATGGAGATTTTGGGATGAACACTGAAGCAGCAGTAAAAGCTGCACAACAGCGCTATGGTTTGGAGGCTGACGGTGTAGTTGGTGGTGCTACATGGGAAGCACTATCGCGACGTTGA
- a CDS encoding 5-(carboxyamino)imidazole ribonucleotide synthase, producing the protein MKRVGIIGGGQLAWMMGGAAKKLGVELVVQTPSLDDPAVAIAQDTVLAKVDDASSTEIIAQKTDVITFENEFVDLESLSVIENQGVCFRPRLEALTPLLDKYEQRCYLKDLGLPVPRFFAVEEPENLASQIEDLGFPVVLKSRRHGYDGQGTFIIKDLADLQQKLNLPNTNKAFSQGFFLIEEFVTFERELAIIAVRSVEGEVVTYPVVETQQEEQVCRRVIAPADITPNQAAEIEAIAHTLLNNLQVVGVFGIELFLTPDGKVLVNEIAPRTHNSGHFSLDACETSQFEQHLRAVCGLPLGNPALHCASAVMVNLLGYEISQSDYQSQRQKLAEIPQAFVHWYGKTESRPGRKLGHVTVLVDHQNRDAIMTIAQTIESIWYPLLNVRENFHTEHTTGLGRL; encoded by the coding sequence ATGAAGCGTGTTGGTATAATTGGTGGTGGGCAACTAGCCTGGATGATGGGAGGCGCAGCTAAAAAGTTAGGCGTTGAATTAGTGGTGCAAACTCCTAGTTTGGATGATCCTGCTGTAGCGATCGCCCAGGATACTGTTTTGGCTAAAGTTGATGATGCTAGCTCCACAGAGATTATAGCACAGAAAACTGATGTCATTACCTTTGAAAATGAATTTGTTGATTTAGAGTCTTTATCTGTTATAGAAAATCAAGGTGTTTGCTTTCGACCCAGGTTAGAAGCTTTAACTCCGCTTTTAGATAAATATGAGCAGCGCTGCTATTTAAAAGACTTGGGTTTACCTGTTCCCAGATTTTTCGCGGTGGAAGAACCCGAAAATCTCGCGTCTCAAATAGAAGACTTGGGTTTTCCGGTGGTTTTAAAATCCCGTCGGCACGGTTACGATGGTCAAGGGACTTTCATTATTAAAGATTTAGCCGATTTGCAGCAAAAGCTAAATTTACCTAACACAAATAAAGCTTTTAGTCAAGGATTTTTTTTAATTGAAGAATTTGTCACCTTTGAACGAGAATTAGCAATAATTGCGGTTCGTTCTGTAGAGGGTGAGGTTGTGACTTACCCAGTGGTAGAAACTCAACAAGAAGAACAGGTATGTCGGCGAGTGATTGCACCTGCTGATATTACACCGAATCAAGCCGCAGAAATTGAGGCGATCGCTCATACTCTCTTAAATAACCTGCAAGTCGTGGGCGTTTTTGGTATAGAACTATTTCTCACCCCCGACGGGAAAGTTTTGGTCAATGAAATTGCCCCTCGTACCCATAATTCTGGGCATTTCTCCTTAGACGCTTGTGAAACATCTCAGTTTGAACAGCACTTGCGAGCCGTTTGTGGCTTACCTTTGGGAAATCCGGCTTTACATTGTGCTAGTGCTGTCATGGTTAACCTTCTAGGGTATGAAATTTCACAAAGCGACTACCAAAGCCAGCGCCAAAAATTAGCCGAAATTCCCCAGGCTTTCGTTCACTGGTACGGGAAAACCGAATCACGTCCTGGGCGCAAACTGGGACACGTCACCGTGTTAGTAGATCATCAAAACCGAGATGCCATCATGACCATAGCCCAAACTATAGAATCTATCTGGTATCCTTTGTTAAATGTACGAGAAAATTTCCATACTGAACACACAACTGGTTTGGGAAGGCTATAA